The Mesorhizobium loti DNA segment TTCAACCCGCTCTCGGGATCGTCCAGTTTGACCGCCTCGACGAAATTCGAAATTTTTTGCGACATCGTGAAGTCGACGCCGCCATTGGCAGCCTTGGTGGCGGCAATGGTCGCGGTGCCGGCACCAGTGCTGGCCTCCATCTGCTGCTTGGCATCCTTCGACGCCATCGTCATGCCGGCCAACGAACTGGCGCCGCTGATGAAAGCCGCCAGACCGGGATCGTAGACCCCGGAACCCTTGCCGTCCTTGATCGAAAACTGCGTGCTTTGCAGCCCCTCGGGTCCGTTGAACTCGAAGGATCCGCTTTGCGAAAAATCCATCGAGACATCCCAGGTCCCGTCGCTGCGCGGCTTCACCAGCAGAGCGTAGGGCGCGAAGTCGAGCTTCACCTTTCCTTGCTCGGGAAATGTCGCGGCAAGCGCCTTGAGATCGAACGCGATCTTGTAGGCGCCGCCTTCGACCGAAACCTTCAGAATGCCCTTGTCGAGCGCCTGCTTGCCGACATAGCGGGACAGGTCATCGGACAATTGCTTCGCGCCCTTGCTGTCGACGGTCTGGCCGAAGGCGGGTGCGCTGAAGAGAAGCGCGGTAAAGGCAACTGGCAATATACGGTTCACGGGAAGTCTCCGTTTGATCGAAAAGGCAAAAAACGTTTCGTGCTTCTGGTAGGGAAATACCATCACAACTGCAAGACGATGACAGTCACGCAATCGGCCGCAGCACCAGCCGCATCAGCGGCCGACCCACCTTGCGTTCGACAAGCCTCTCGAAACCGGCCTTCTCGAACACACCCGAAGAACCGACGAACAGACCGATCGAGCGCGAATCGCGCGACAGGTCGATCGGGCAGGCCTCGACAAGCCGTGCCCCGTTGCTGCGGGCGAAGTCGACACCACCTTCGACGAGCCGGTGCGTGATGCCTCGGCCGCGGGCCTTGGCGCGGATGAAGAAACAGGAGATCGCCCAGACGGCCGGATCGGAAGCGTCGGCCGGATCGATGGGCGCCGAGCCCCTGCCCTTGTTGTTCCATTCGGGCACGTCGGCGCGCGGCCCGATCTGCATCCACCCGACGGCCTTGCCGTCCTCGAAGGCCAGCAGGCCGGGCGGCGGGCCGGCTTCGATGCGCGCCTTGATATGGTCCTTGTTGCGTTCGCGGCTGCTCTCGCGCCGCGCCGCCGGCGCCAGCCGGAAATGCGTGCACCAGCAACCGTAACAGGCGCCCTGCTTGCCGAAAAGGTCCTCGAAATCAGGCCAGAGCTCAGGTGCCAGCGGCACTATGGTCGTGCTCATGCGGTTCTCCCCAGGCCAAGCTTGTCGCTGGCCTTGCACTGTCGTACCATTGCTTCTGTTCTCTTTATGTTCGCAGTGATGGCGGCCCCTGTCAACAATCCCGATCACGGTTTTTGCCGTGACTGCCTGACGTTTCAGCGCAGTGAAACGCGCCGCTGCGAGCGTTGCGGCAGCCCTCGCCTTGCCCGCCATCCCGAACTTTACCGGCTGCATCTGGCCCATATCGATTGCGACGCCTTCTACGCGGCGATCGAAAAGCGCGACAATCCGGCGCTCAAGGACAAGCCGCTGATCATCGGCGGCGGCAAGCGCGGGGTCGTCTCCACCGCGTGCTACATCGCCCGAATCCGCGGCGTGCGCTCCGCCATGCCGATGTTCAAGGCGCTCGAGGCCTGCCCCGAGGCGGTCGTTATCCCGCCCAACATGGAAAAATATGTGCGTGTCGGCCGCGAGGTGCGCGCCATGATGCAGGCGCTGACGCCATTGGTCGAGCCGCTGTCGATCGACGAGGCGTTTCTCGACCTTGCCGGCACCGAGCGGCTGCACGGCCTGCCGCCGGCCGTGGTGCTGGCGCGCTTCGCCCAGGCCGTCGAAAAAGAGATCGGCATCACCGTTTCGGCGGGTCTCTCCTACTGCAAATTCCTCGCCAAGATCGCATCCGATTTCCGCAAGCCGCGCGGCTTTTCAGTGATTGGCGAGGCCGAGGCGGTCGGCTTCCTGGCGACGCAGCCGGTGACCATGATCTGGGGCGTCGGCAAGGCGTTCAACGCCACGCTGGAACGCGACGGCATCCGCACCATCGGCCAGCTTCAGAAGATGGAGCGCGGCGACCTGATGCGCCGCTACGGCACGATGGGCGACCGGCTCTACCGGCTTTCGCGCGGTGAGGATGTCCGTCGCGTCGACCCCGACCAGGACGCCAAGAGCGTATCGGCCGAGACCACCTTCGACACCGACATCGCGTCGCTGGACGATCTGGTCTCGGTGCTGCGGGGCCTTTCGGAGAAAGTCTCGGCGCGGTTGAAAAAGTCAGGCATTGCCGGGCGCACCGTGGTGCTGAAACTGAAGACCCAGGATTTCAAGCTGCGCACGCGCAACCGCCAGCTCGGCGACCCGACAAGGCTCGCGGACCGTATCTTTTCGACCGGCGTGGAGCTTCTCCGCAAGGAAACCGACGGAACGAAGTTTCGATTGCTCGGAATCGGCGTCAGCGACCTCTCCGAAGACGACAAGGCCGACCCGCCGGACCTGGTCGACGTCCAGTCACGCAAACGCGCCATGGCAGAAGGCGCCATCGACGCGCTGCGCGACAAGTTCGGCCGCAAGGCGGTGGAGACCGGCTATACGTTCGGCCGAGGCCGCGACGCCCACCCGCCGGAACCGCTGGAGGACTGAGCGCGGTCAGGTCCGCGTCAAGTCTATACGGCTCGTCACCACGCTCTTGCCGGTTTTCGGATCGGTATCGGTGACCGTCAGCCGGATGCCGTTCTCGCCTCGCTTCTCGACCGTCATCTGGGCCTTGCGATCGCCGTTGACCTCCTTCGCCCAGCGGATGCCAAGATTGATCGCGTTGCCCGCTCGGCTGCCGTTCAGCTGTGCCGGTCCGGTGCGGGACCCGACGTAGATGCCGCTGTATTTCGCGCCCGTAACCTTCAGATTGGCGCTGATGGCCCGAGACACCACAACGAGACCGCGACAATTGCCATCCAGTGAGAGCGAGGTTGAGGTCGCATTCGAATTGAAGCTGCAGGAAACACTGACATTCGGAACATCCGTGGTCACCTGGACAGTGCCCTTGCCGGCGAAATTACCTTGGAACGACTGGAGAAATTTGGTCTCGTCGGCACGAGCTGCACCCGCGACAATCGCCAGGCAGCCGGCAAGCGCGACTTGCGCGATTAGTCTCATGAAACTCTCCTTGTCGATATTGGAAAGGCGGGTTTGCAATGCAGGGACAAAATATCGAGACTCAACGTCCTTGGCCGTATCGGGTTCCGCCCGCGGCATGACTGTTTTGCAACGCCATCGCTGCGACTGGCCCAGAAGAATGGAGCAACTAACGATTGCGGGAGAGGCCTGGGCCTGCGAGATAGCTGCCATGGCACCCACCCCCTCGATCCCCAAGGCCGCGTTCTGGATGGCGCTGTCGATTACCTCGTTCCTGGCGATGTCGGTCGCCGGCCGCGCCACGACAGCCGAGCTCAACGTCTTCCAGGTGCTGGAACTGCGCTCGGTGATCGGTTTCTTCATTCTGCTGCCGCTGGTTATGACGAGCGGCGGCTTTGCGGCAATGCGCACACAGCGCCCCGTCGCCCATATCGCCCGCAATGTCATCCACTATACCGGCCAGGCGGCCTGGCTCTATGCACTGACACTGATCCCGCTGGCCGTGCTGATCTCGATCGAATTCACCACGCCGATCTGGACCGCAATCCTGGCGGTGACGTTTCTCGGCGAAAGGCTGAGCCGGCCGAAACTGGCGGCAGTCGTGCTCGGGCTGATCGGCGTGGTGGTCATCGTTCGCCCCGGTGTCGGCTCGGTCGATCCGGGACATCTCGTCGTGCTCGGTGCCGCGGTCTGCTTCGGCATCTCGGTGGTCATGGTCAAGTCGCTGACGCGCACCGACAGCGTCGTGCGTATCATCTTCTGGATGCTGATCATCCAGTCCGTGGTCGGCCTCGTTCCGGCGCTCTATACGTGGCGCAACCCGCCACTGGAGCTGTGGCCGTGGATCGTACTGATTGCCTTCACCGGCATGTCGTCGCATTTCTGCATGGCCCGCGCGCTCGGCTATGCCGACGCCACCGTCATTTCGCCGATGGATTTCCTGCGCGTACCGCTGTCGGCCCTGATCGGCTGGCTGCTTTACCACGAGCAGATCGACGCCTTCACCGCCGGCGGCGCGCTGCTGATCCTGATGGGCAATCTGCTCAACCTGCAGCGCAAGCCGGCACAAGCGGCCGAAGTAGCGGCATCGTAGCGCCCCGCCAATCAGTCGCCTGCGTCCGGTATGTTGAGAACATGCCCGCAGGCCTTGCGATGCCAAAGCCGCCGTCCGCGCATCCACGGCCCTCCAGCTTCCAGCGAATCGGCTCTAGACCAGCTCCACTTCGACCACGCCGGGCACGGCGCGCATCGCCGAGGCGATCTGCGGCGAGATGCGGTAGCCGCCCTGCAAGGCGATCTCGACCTCACCCTGCGCCTCTTCCTTGATGACGATGATGCTCACCTGGCTTTCGCCACGCTGGGTGAGCTGGGACTGGATGATCGCGGCCGGTCCATCATTCCTGACGAAAATGCGCAGCGCCTTCTGGATGCGGCTTGCCTCGTCCTCCAGCGATTGCACGGAGTTGATGCGCAGATTGACGCCCTCGGGCCTGTCCTCGGCCGCGACGGTGATGACGACGGAGCGGCCGGCTTCCAGGAGGTCACGGTACTGCGCCAACGCTTCTGAAAACAGCACGGCCTCGTACTGGCCGGAGGTGTCGGAAAAGGCCACCACGCCCATCTTGTTGCCGGTGCGCGTCTTGCGCTCCTGCTTGCTGGTCACCGTGCCGGCCAGGCGGCCGGCGGAAGCGCCGCGCTTGACGGCAGCCGAGAACTCCGCCCAGTTCTGCACCCGCATCTTCTGCAGCGCCGCCTTGTACTCGTCGAGCGGATGGGCCGAAAGATAGAAGCCGACGACCTGGAATTCGCGGTGCAACCGGTCGGCTGCGAGCCACGGATCCGTCTGCGGCAGATTGAGCGCCTGCGACTGTGCGCCGAGCGAGGCGCCGAAAATATCGGCCTGGCCGGAAACGGCATTCTGCTGGGCGAGCGACGCCAGCCCCATCATCCGTTCGACACCGGCCAGCATCTGGGCGCGGTCGTGGCCGAAACAGTCGAGCGCGCCGGCCATGATCAGGCTTTCGAAGACCCGCTTGCCGACGATCTTGGGATCGACCCGCTCGCAGAAATCGGCGAGGTTCTTGAACGGCTTTTCGCCACGGACAGTGACAATGTGTTCGACCGCCGCATCGCCGACGCCCTTGAGCGCCGCCATCGAATAATAGATGCGGTTCTCGCCGACCTCGAACGGCCGGAAACTCGTCATCACCGACGGCGCCAGCACCTCGATGCCGAGGCGCAGCGCATCCTGACGGAAATCGGCGAGCTTGTCGGTGTTGCCCATGTCGAGCGTCATCGACGCCGCCAGGAACTCGACCGGATAATGCGCCTTGAGATAGGCAGTCTGGTAGGAGACGACGGCGTAGGCGGCGGCGTGCGATTTGTTGAAACCGTAGTCGGCGAATTTGGCCAGCAAGTCGAAAATGAAGTCGGCTTGCGGCTTGCTGACGCCGCGCTCGACAGCACCGGTGACGAAGCGCTCGCGCTGCTTGTCCATCTCGGCGCGGATCTTCTTGCCCATGGCGCGGCGCAGAAGGTCGGCTTCGCCGAGCGAATAGCCGGACAGCTCCTGCGCGATCTGCATGACCTGTTCCTGGTAGACGATGACGCCTTGCGTCTCCTTCACCAGATGGTCGATCTTGGGGTGGATCGAGGCCATCTCCTCCTCGCCATGCTTTCTGGCGTTGTAGGTCGGGATGTTCTCCATCGGGCCCGGCCGGTAAAGCGCGACCAGCGCGATGATGTCCTCGATGCAGTCGGGCCGCATGCCGATCAGCGCCTTGCGCATGCCGGCACTTTCCACCTGGAACACGCCGACCACTTCGCCGCGCGACAGCATGGCATAGGTGTCCGGATCGTCGAGCGGTATCGTCGCCAGGTCGATGTCGATGCCGCGCCGGCGGATCAATTTCACCGCCGTCTCCAGCACCGTCAGCGTCTTCAGGCCAAGGAAGTCGAACTTCACCAACCCGGCCTGCTCGACATATTTCATGTTGAACTGGGTGACCGGCATGTCCGAACGCGGATCGCGATACATCGGCACCAGCTCCGACAGAGGCCGGTCGCCGATGACGATGCCAGCGGCGTGCGTCGAGGCGTGGCGATAGAGGCCTTCCAGCTTCTGCGCCATGTCGAGCAGTGTCTGGACGATCGGCTCCTTCTCGGCCTCTTCGGCAAAGCGTGGCTCGTTGGCGATGGCGTCCGCCAGCTTGACCGGATTGGCCGGATTCTGCGGAACCATTTTCGACAGCTTGTCGACCTGGCCGTAAGGCATCTGCAGCACGCGGCCGACGTCGCGCAGCACAGCGCGGGCCTGCAGCGTACCGAAGGTGATGATCTGGCCGACCTGGTCGCGGCCGTATTTCTGCTGGACGTAGCGGATCACCTCTTCGCGGCGATCCTGGCAGAAGTCGATGTCGAAGTCGGGCATCGACACGCGATCCGGGTTGAGGAAGCGCTCGAACAGCAGGGAGAAGCGCAGCGGATCGATGTCGGTGATGGTCGTCGAATAGGCGACCAGCGATCCGGCGCCCGAACCACGGCCCGGTCCGACCGGAATGCCTTGCGCCTTGGCCCATTTGATGAAGTCGGCAACGATCAGGAAGTAGCCGGGGAATTTCATCTTCTCGATGATGCCGAGCTCGAATTCGAGCCGCTCGCGATATTGCTCGATCGTATAGCCCGGCGTCGGTCCGTGCAAAGCGAGCCGCGCGTCGAGCCCCTCGCGCGCCTGGCGGGCGAGTTCCGCGGCCTCGGCCTTTTCGGCCGCGTCCTTGTCGGAGGCATCGCCGCCGGTGAAGCGCGGCAGGATCGGGCTGCGGGTCTTTGGATAGTAGGAACAGCGCAGCGCTATCTCGACCGTATTGTCGATCGCTTCCGGCAGGTCGGCAAACAGCTTTGCCATGTCGGCCTGGCTGCGCAGGAAATTGTCCGGCGACAGCCGGCGCCTGTTGTCGACGGCAACGACGGTGCCCTCGGCGATGGCAATCAATGCATCGTGTGCATCATAGTCGTCGCGCGAGGAGAAAAAGGCCTCATTGGTGGCAACGAGCGGAAGTTCGTGCGCATAGGCGAGATCGATCGTCTGATGTTCGATGACCCGGTCGTAGCCCGCAACGCGATCCAATTCGACATAAAGCCGGTCGCCGAACAGCGCCTTGAGCGTCAAAAGCCGTACCTCGGCCAGATCGCGGCGATCCTCTTTCAAGGCGTTGCCGATCGGGCCGCGCGGTCCGCCGCTGAGGCAGATCAGCCCATCGCTGTGTCCAGTCAGCGTCTCGGTGGTCAGATGTACCGCCTCGCCGGGGGGCGTTTCCAGGTAGACGCCGCTGACAAGCCGAACCAGATTGGAATAGCCGGCCTCGGTCGCTGCGAGCAGCACGATCGGCCGCATCTCCGGGCCTTGCCGCCTGCGGTCGCGCTGGCCGTCGCTGTTTTCGCCGGAAAAGGCGAGCGCGATCTGGCAGCCGATGATTGGTTGGATGCCGTCCTTGACCGCCTTCTGCGCGAATTCCAGCGCCCCGAACAGATTGTTGGTGTCGGTGACGGCGATGGCCGGCGCTTCGTCTTTGACGGCGTGGCCGACGATCTTGCCGAGCTGAAGCGCGCCCTCGAGCAGCGAATAGGCGGAATGCACGCGCAGATGGACAAACGGCCGCGCCGGCACCTCCGGACGCGCCGCCGCAATCGCGGCTTCGCGCTTCAGGGGATCGCGTGGAAGTCTGTCATCCGCCATGGTTTCTTGCGCTGCCTAAGGCTCTGAGTCGATGGAGATGTATTGTCCGGGACCGGGCGATACCAGTCCAGCACAAACGACCCCCAACCACAGAGTTCCTGCCTGGTCAGGCGAATTCCATGATCACCGCGTCCACCGCCAGGCTGTCGCCCGGCTTGGCGTTGAGTTTCGACACGACGAGATCGCGTTCGGCACGCAGCACGTTTTCCATTTTCATCGCCTCGACCACGGCCAAGGTTTCGCCGGCCTTGACCTCCTGGCCTTCGGCGACGGCGATCGACACCACAAGGCCGGGCATCGGGCAAAGCAGCAGTTTCGACGTGTCCGGCGCCACCTTCTCCGGCATCAATCTTTCAAGCTCGGCGATGCGCGGCAGCATGGCGCGGGCGGTCACCGACATGCCTTTCCAGGCGATCCGGAGGCCGTTGGCGACAGGCCTGATCTGGGCGACAACCGCGCGCTTGCCGACCGTGCCGCGCCAGATCAGTTCGCCTGGCCGCCAGTCGGATGAAATGGTCAGCGCCTCACCGCCGTCGATCGACAGGTCGATCTCCATCGGAATGGAAATCATGCCTTCGAGGATGGATGCCTGGAGATAGTTGTCGCCCAGCTTCACCACCCAGTCGCGTTTAAGCACCCCCGAATGCGGTGCCAGCCGCCCACCCAGCCGGTCGAGCCGGTCTCGGCGCAACAGTTCCACCGCGGTCACGATCGAGGCAAGCACGGCCTTTTCTTCGCTGTTCGGCACGACAGGCGCAAAGCCGTCGGGATATTCCTCTGCGATGAAGCCGGTCGATATCGCCCCTTCCCGCCAGCGCGGATGCTGCATCAGCGCCGCCAGGAACGGAATGTTGTGCTCGATACCGTCGACGACAAAACTGTCGAGCGCTTCCGACATGGCATCGATCGCCTTGATGCGAGTCGGCGCCCAGGCGCACAGTTTGGCGAGCATCGGGTCGTAGAACATCGAAATCTCGGAGCCTTCGGTGACGCCGGTGTCGTTGCGGATGACGACATCGCCGAACTGCCCCTCCTCCGGCGGCCGGTAGCGGGTCAGCCGGCCGATCGACGGCAGGAAATTGCGATAGGGATCCTCGGCATAGAGCCGGCTTTCCACCGCCCAGCCATTCAGCTTGATGTCGCTTTGCTTCAAAGCGAGCTTCTCGCCGGCGGCGACACGGATCATCTGTTCGACCAGATCGATGCCGGTGACGAGCTCCGTCACCGGATGCTCGACCTGCAATCGTGTATTCATTTCAAGGAAATAGAAGTTCTTGTCCTTGTCGACGATGAACTCGACCGTGCCGGCGCTCTGGTAGTCGACGGCCCTGGCCAGCGCAACCGACTGCTCGCCCATCGCCTTGCGTGTCTTGGCGTCGAGGAATGGCGACGGCGCCTCTTCGGCCACCTTCTGGTTGCGGCGCTGGATCGAGCACTCGCGCTCGCCGAGATAGAGCGCATTGCCATGCGCGTCGGCCAGCACCTGGATCTCGATATGGCGCGGATCGACGACGAATTTTTCGATGAAGACGCGATCATCGCCGAACGAGCTTTTTGCCTCGGATCGAGCCCGATCAAAGCCGTCACGCACTTCCGACTGGTCCCAGGCAATGCGCATGCCTTTGCCGCCGCCGCCGGCCGAGGCTTTGATCATCACGGGATAGCCGATCTCGCCGGCGATCTGTTCGGCATGATCGGCATTCTCGATGACGCCGAGCCAGCCGGGCACGGTCGAAACCTTGGCGGCGTTGGCGAATTTCTTCGATTCGATCTTGTCGCCCATCGCCTTGATCGCCTTGGGCTTCGGGCCGATGAAGACGATGCCTTCCTTCTCCAGCGCTTCGCAGAAGGCCGCCCGCTCCGACAGGAAGCCATAGCCGGGATGCACGGCCTGAGCCCCGGTCTCCTTGCAAGCGGCAATGATCTTTTCAGGGACAAGATAACTCTGCGCGGCGGGCGAAGGCCCGATATGCACCGCCTCGTCGGCCATCTCGACATGCACGGCATCGCGATCGGCGTCGGAATAGACGGCGACCGTGGCAATCCCCATCTTGCGCGCCGTCTTGATGACGCGACAGGCGATCTCGCCACGATTGGCGATCAGGATTTTCGTGAACATGCTGAGGTCATTCCCCTCCGGTCGGTCGTTCCTTTTATGACCTGTGCTTGCGGGGTCAAGCCGACCATGCAAATCACTGCCTTTCAATCGATTTGCGATTCCAATTCTTCGCTGTGGCCCAGTCCAGGCACCAGCTTCCAGTTGATCGTGTCGATAAAACCTGAAACCTTGGAAAAAAATTCGCATTGGAGGACGCCTGATGAAAACCCGCGCCGCTGTCGCTGTCGCCGCCGGAAAGCCGCTGGAGATCATGGAGGTCGACCTCGACGGTCCGCGCGAGGGCGAGGTGCTAGTCGAGATCAAGGCGACCGGCATCTGCCACACCGATGAGTTCACTTTGTCGGGCGCCGATCCGGAAGGCCTGTTTCCGGCGATCCTGGGACATGAGGGCGCCGGCGTCGTGGTCGATGTCGGCAAGGGCGTCACCTCGGTCAAGAAGGGCGACCACGTCATTCCGCTCTATACGCCGGAATGCCGGCAGTGCCCGTCCTGCCTGTCCCGCAAGACCAATCTGTGCACGGCGATCCGCGCCACGCAGGGCCAGGGCCTGATGCCCGACGGCTCGTCGCGCTTCTCGATCGGCAAGGACAAGATCTTCCACTATATGGGCTGCTCGACCTTCTCCAACTTCACCGTTCTGCCCGAGATCGCGGTAGCCAAGGTCAACCCGGACGCCCCCTTCGACAAGATCTGCTACATCGGCTGCGGCGTCACCACAGGCATCGGCGCCGTCATCAACACCGCCAAGGTCGAGCAAGGCGCGACCGCTGTCGTCTTCGGCCTCGGCGGCATTGGCCTCAATGTCATCCAGGGCCTGAAACTGGCCGGCGCCGACATGATCATCGGTGTCGATCTCAACAACGACAAGAAGGAATGGGGCGAACGGTTCGGCATGACGCATTTCGTCAATCCGAAGGAGATCGACGGCGACATCGTCCCTCACCTCGTCAACATGACCAAGCGCGGCGCCGACCAGATCGGCGGCGCCGACTACACGTTCGACTGCACGGGCAACACCAAGGTGATGCGCCAGGCGCTGGAAGCCTCGCACCGCGGCTGGGGCAAGTCGGTCATCATCGGCGTCGCCGGCGCCGGCCAGGAAATCTCGACGCGCCCGTTCCAGCTGGTCACCGGCCGCACCTGGATGGGCACCGCCTTCGGCGGCGCGCGCGGCCGCACCGACGTGCCGAAGATTGTCGACTGGTACATGGACGGCAAGATCCAGATCGATCCGATGATCACCCATCTGCTGAAACTGGAAGACATCAACAAGGGGTTCGACCTCATGCATGAGGGCAAGTCGATCCGAAGCGTCGTCGTTTATTGAAGCAAGCCACACGCCGCCGACCGACCGGCCAGCGACCTCTGTGGTTCAAAACTGGGAGGAGAAAAGAATGGCGGAGAAACTGCATCCGAAAATCGACAATGGCCTGCCCAAGGAGAGCGCGAGCTTTGCCGGCGGCACGCTGGTCTGCGCCTGCACCAGCAAGCCGGTCAAGGTGAAGGTGAAGGGCCAGATCGCCCACAACCATGCCTGCGGCTGCACCAAATGCTGGAAGCCGGAAGGCGCCATATTCTCGGTGGTTGCCGTTGCCGGCACCGGCGACGTCACCGTCACCGAGAACGGTGACAAGCTGAAAGTGGTCGATCCCTCGGCGCTGATCCAGCGCCATGCCTGCACCGGCTGCGGCGTCCACATGCATGGCCCGGTCGAGCGCGACCATCCGTTCAAGGGCTTGTCCTTCATCCACCCCGAACGCTTCGTCGAGGACGGCTGGTCGCCGCCGGGCTTCACCGCGTTCGTCTCGTCCATCATCGAATCCGGTGTCGATCCCAAGCGGATGGACGGCATTCGGGCTCAACTGAAGTCAATCGGGCTGGAGCCCTATGACTGCCTCAACCCCGGCCTGATGGATTATATCGCCACCTGGACGGCGAAGAAGTCAGGCGCCTTGCCGGCCTGAACGCCATAAGATTTCAGGCAGGGGCCGGAAACGCTTCCGGCCCCTGTCCGTTTCGGAGAGACAATGCCCGCACCTGCCATCTACGTCGACGCCGATGCCTGCCCGGTCAAGGCCGAGGTCGAGAAAGTCGCCGAGCGCCTCGGCGTCGTCGTCACCTACGTCTCCAATGGCGGTTTGCGGCCATCGCGCGACCCGATGATCCGCAATGTCGTGGTCTCCAAGGGCGCCGACGCCGCCGACGACTGGATCGTCGAGAATGCCAAATCCAACGATGTCGTGGTGACCGCCGATATTCCACTCGCCGCTCGCGCCGTGGCGCTCGGCGCGCATGTGCTCGGGCCAACCGGGCGCCCGTTCACGCCCGAAACCATCGGCATGGCGGTGGCCATGCGCGACCTCAAGCAGCATCTGCGCGAGACCGGTGAGAGCAAGGGCTACAATGCCAGCTTCGCACCGCAGGACCGTTCGCGGTTCCTTGGTGAACTCGACCGCATCTTGCGGCGCGCGCTGAAATCCGCCACACCCAGCTAGAAACCGAGCGCCATCCAGGGTGGAGACCGCCATGGCCGCCGCGATCCAGAAACCCATGCAGCGCCATATGCTGTTCGCAATGTCGGCGTGTTTCGGTGCGTTTGCGCTCCTTGTGGCATTGCTGCTGCACGCCCCGCTCGCCTACTCGATCGGCGCCAACGCATTTTTCGCCGCTTACGTCATTCTTGTCGTCAGCCATATGCCAACATTCACCGGCAAGTATCTGAGCAAGAATGCGCGTGCCACCGACATGCCAGTGCTGGTCATCTTCGCGGTGACGCTTGTTGTCGTCGTGTTCGCCGTTGTCTCGTTGTTCCTGCTGATCAATCAGAAGGACAGAGGCAACTCCGTCGAGCTCGGCTTCGCGCTGCTGTCGATCCCGCTCGGCTGGTTCACCATCCATGCGATGGCCGCACTTCATTATGCGCATGTCTACTGGATGGACGGCGATGCGGTCGACGCTGAAACCAAGAAGAAAATCCCGGTCGGCGGATTGCTGTTCCCAGGCGACAAGCGGCCGGAAGGCTGGGATTTCCTCTACTTCTCGACGGTGATCGGCATGACGGCGCAGACCGCCGACACCAATATCTCGACGACGCATATGCGTTGTGTCGTGCTCGTCCACTCGATTCTGTCGTTCTTCTTCAACACCGTCATCGTCGCGGCGGCCGTCAATCTCGCCGTCAGCCTGGGTGGTCCGTAATAAATCCGTGATCGGATGAAACATCGGTTTGGATCGCGACGTATCAGGAGGACAATGAACGCGCAGGCCACGCCGTGAGGCCGGGAGACGAGACAAGATGGAATCCGTTGCCAGAAGCCAATCCGCCACCGGACCGGACGCTCCCGTGTCGAGCGACAGCACGCTGATCTACCGACAGTCGCGCTGGACGCGGTTGACGCACTGGATCTGGGCGATCTCGCTGTTCTTCATGTTGCTTTCCGGCCTGCAGATCTTCAACGCCCGGCCGCAGCTCTACATCGGCAAGCAATCCGGCTTCGGCTACAATAACACCATCTTCGAAATCGGCGCCGTGAACACCGATGCCGGTCCGCGCGGCTACACCGAAATCTTCGGGCACCGCTTCGACACGACGGGCGTGCTCGGTTGGTCAGGCCCGCCAGGCAACGAGACGGCGCGCGGCTTCCCGTCCTGGGCGACCATTCCGTCCTATTATG contains these protein-coding regions:
- a CDS encoding drug/metabolite transporter DMT superfamily permease, translated to MEQLTIAGEAWACEIAAMAPTPSIPKAAFWMALSITSFLAMSVAGRATTAELNVFQVLELRSVIGFFILLPLVMTSGGFAAMRTQRPVAHIARNVIHYTGQAAWLYALTLIPLAVLISIEFTTPIWTAILAVTFLGERLSRPKLAAVVLGLIGVVVIVRPGVGSVDPGHLVVLGAAVCFGISVVMVKSLTRTDSVVRIIFWMLIIQSVVGLVPALYTWRNPPLELWPWIVLIAFTGMSSHFCMARALGYADATVISPMDFLRVPLSALIGWLLYHEQIDAFTAGGALLILMGNLLNLQRKPAQAAEVAAS
- a CDS encoding GCN5-like N-acetyltransferase; this translates as MSTTIVPLAPELWPDFEDLFGKQGACYGCWCTHFRLAPAARRESSRERNKDHIKARIEAGPPPGLLAFEDGKAVGWMQIGPRADVPEWNNKGRGSAPIDPADASDPAVWAISCFFIRAKARGRGITHRLVEGGVDFARSNGARLVEACPIDLSRDSRSIGLFVGSSGVFEKAGFERLVERKVGRPLMRLVLRPIA
- a CDS encoding DNA polymerase III subunit alpha, with product MADDRLPRDPLKREAAIAAARPEVPARPFVHLRVHSAYSLLEGALQLGKIVGHAVKDEAPAIAVTDTNNLFGALEFAQKAVKDGIQPIIGCQIALAFSGENSDGQRDRRRQGPEMRPIVLLAATEAGYSNLVRLVSGVYLETPPGEAVHLTTETLTGHSDGLICLSGGPRGPIGNALKEDRRDLAEVRLLTLKALFGDRLYVELDRVAGYDRVIEHQTIDLAYAHELPLVATNEAFFSSRDDYDAHDALIAIAEGTVVAVDNRRRLSPDNFLRSQADMAKLFADLPEAIDNTVEIALRCSYYPKTRSPILPRFTGGDASDKDAAEKAEAAELARQAREGLDARLALHGPTPGYTIEQYRERLEFELGIIEKMKFPGYFLIVADFIKWAKAQGIPVGPGRGSGAGSLVAYSTTITDIDPLRFSLLFERFLNPDRVSMPDFDIDFCQDRREEVIRYVQQKYGRDQVGQIITFGTLQARAVLRDVGRVLQMPYGQVDKLSKMVPQNPANPVKLADAIANEPRFAEEAEKEPIVQTLLDMAQKLEGLYRHASTHAAGIVIGDRPLSELVPMYRDPRSDMPVTQFNMKYVEQAGLVKFDFLGLKTLTVLETAVKLIRRRGIDIDLATIPLDDPDTYAMLSRGEVVGVFQVESAGMRKALIGMRPDCIEDIIALVALYRPGPMENIPTYNARKHGEEEMASIHPKIDHLVKETQGVIVYQEQVMQIAQELSGYSLGEADLLRRAMGKKIRAEMDKQRERFVTGAVERGVSKPQADFIFDLLAKFADYGFNKSHAAAYAVVSYQTAYLKAHYPVEFLAASMTLDMGNTDKLADFRQDALRLGIEVLAPSVMTSFRPFEVGENRIYYSMAALKGVGDAAVEHIVTVRGEKPFKNLADFCERVDPKIVGKRVFESLIMAGALDCFGHDRAQMLAGVERMMGLASLAQQNAVSGQADIFGASLGAQSQALNLPQTDPWLAADRLHREFQVVGFYLSAHPLDEYKAALQKMRVQNWAEFSAAVKRGASAGRLAGTVTSKQERKTRTGNKMGVVAFSDTSGQYEAVLFSEALAQYRDLLEAGRSVVITVAAEDRPEGVNLRINSVQSLEDEASRIQKALRIFVRNDGPAAIIQSQLTQRGESQVSIIVIKEEAQGEVEIALQGGYRISPQIASAMRAVPGVVEVELV
- a CDS encoding DNA polymerase IV, whose protein sequence is MAAPVNNPDHGFCRDCLTFQRSETRRCERCGSPRLARHPELYRLHLAHIDCDAFYAAIEKRDNPALKDKPLIIGGGKRGVVSTACYIARIRGVRSAMPMFKALEACPEAVVIPPNMEKYVRVGREVRAMMQALTPLVEPLSIDEAFLDLAGTERLHGLPPAVVLARFAQAVEKEIGITVSAGLSYCKFLAKIASDFRKPRGFSVIGEAEAVGFLATQPVTMIWGVGKAFNATLERDGIRTIGQLQKMERGDLMRRYGTMGDRLYRLSRGEDVRRVDPDQDAKSVSAETTFDTDIASLDDLVSVLRGLSEKVSARLKKSGIAGRTVVLKLKTQDFKLRTRNRQLGDPTRLADRIFSTGVELLRKETDGTKFRLLGIGVSDLSEDDKADPPDLVDVQSRKRAMAEGAIDALRDKFGRKAVETGYTFGRGRDAHPPEPLED